TTTGCCTCGAAGAAATGAACCAGATAGCGAAGAACAAGAAACGAACCCATAAGGGTGCTGCAGGGGTTGCGATTGCCCGTGAAATCATGCGACAACTTACAGGTCACCTCGAAGAATCCATAAGCTTCGTGGTTGCCATTGGCCGCAAAACGTTTTAGGGATTTTGTGATATGAGGCTTTTAGGTTTTAGGGTTACCGTACAATAAAATTTACCACACTCAATTAAAAATCGTGAATCGTTTGACGGACTCCTTAGATGTTGACACGTGTCAGTCAACGTAAGTTGCTAACGGTCAACATCCAAATTTGGATTGGGGGATCAAGATTGCATGATTGGATAAAAAAAGGAGGACAAAATGcgtcaataattttaaaggaagaccaaaattgaaattagaaacAATTAGGGGGaccaaatttgtaattttgccaAATAAATAACCAAACTGAACAAAAGTGAAAACATAAAGGACGAAATATGCCTTTGAGcctaaaatatttcaaagttgCATATACAAGGatctatttttttcctaataaatCACATTAGTAGTTGCAAACTGAGTTGGATTCGTTGTGCTAAGACAAGTAAAGGCTAAAAATATGTAGATAAATGACCAATCGAAATGAAAATTTCACTATGAGCTATAGCCAATAAATATGACAagcaagtttaatttttatttgtacaaCAACTAACATTAACAGATTAATCAAATCACAATATTGGCAACATGCTCTAGTGTggcaagaatgaaaaaaaagaaaaaactcaacCTGcttactaattaaatatttaacgaAGCCCTGGGAAAACACAAAAGTCTTCCTTCGAATTGTAAACGTTAGGAAACTTTAGATCAGCTAAAAGTCTCGGACACAAAATCTTCATTTCACCAtttaatttttgcatttttcaaatGTTAGATAGGATATAACCACTGTCTGTGTCTTGTAGCGGGGTTGATGTAAGATGCTTAACACTGGTATTTCTTATACCCTGTTTTAcaatatatttacattttttttaaaaaaaaaatatatcaataccACCGTAGCACTAATGATTGTAATTTTCTATGAATTTAGGGTTACCTAACACCATTTCAAAATGTTCTCTCGAGTCCACATGTTCCCAATAACCACTGTGAGTGGTGATGTTTtcacattttaatatttcaaacatcaacttttatttctctttatcttcCTTTCACATTGTGTCATATatcatacttatattttttttctctatctccCTAGATGTGTACTAGCATTtgagtattaaaatatattttttctttattttttaataaaaaccaaGGTCAAGTGATGTTTCCATCATCCTTCGTTAAATGAGCAATAGTTAAGTTATCCCTAGCAAGCCGAAGCATCAATTCAACGTCAGTAATTGCTATACAgtgatatttttcattttcggTCAAAGATAAGGTGCAGAAGAATGAATTATgccaaaagatatatatatatatattaatatatatataatatataatatatagtatatatatctcgattttttttctttttctttccagtCACCTTGTGCTTCCTTTAGTGTGATATTTAAGATAAGATTGCAGAGACAAAGAACGACCCAGAAATTGTTCGAATTAATGGGAAATTCCTCTTCCAGCGGAGCTTCTTGAATGAAAtttgttctttatctttttctccTATTTATTTCCGGATTGATGGATGTAGCATCAAAGCAAATGCCGGCAGATAACGTTCCTCAGATAAAGTATGATGTCTTTATAAACTTTAGGAGCAGGACATTCGTCACGGTTTTCTTGGTTATTTGACCGAGGCTTTCCATCAAAAGCAAATGCATGCCTTTATTTGTAAATGATAAACTTGAGAAAGGAGATGAAATATGACCATCACTTGTTGGAGCAATTCAGGCAGGGATCATTGATTTCGTTGGCCATATTCTCCGAAAACTATACTTCTTCACGTTGGTATCACTAGAAGGAAAGTTACCTATaggaaaagacaaaaaatatcactataggcatataaatatatatatatatatatatatatatatatatatatatatataaacctatTTGACATATACACACAATTTTACTGTGGATTTTAAATAAGATTCAACAACATAAATTATGTGTCACTATAACCTATACctatacatttaaaattttgagaaattatgTGTCACTATAATCTATATCTAAATTAtgcaaaatagttttaattcatttaatattatataaaaattttaaaacatcataaataattaaaataaatttcattattaaagtcataacttaaataaatatattataaatatctattaaactacccaaataaaaaaaagtcatccataacaaaaaataaaaatccttgaatttaaattaaatttgagatataactaaaaacaagaaaaatatttaggaCAAAGCACTCTCAAACTTTGTCCCTCCTATATCACCAATGAAACATTATACACCAGTCACAAATTTGTAAAGGAAGAAGTCTTTGTACAACAGAGAATATTCAGAAAACTTACGACAACATTGCTGACAAAGTTGGTTTTTCCTGCTTCTAAAATATTAAGAGTAAACAAATTTGAAATCACTAAGAATTTGGAGACACGGGTAGAAAGCAACATGAATCAGATTctgaagaaaacagaagattTATACCAACCACTATAGCTCCAACCTAAAAGAGTGAGTCCAGCTGCAAGCACTAATCTCAATGAAAATTACTTGGTTGAAGGAATAAGTAAAATAGGCTAATAATAAGTCTAGCAAAAGTATAGCTTCTACAGGACtacattttattaaaactaTGAGTTTCTGATTGCACAAAACAACTATTATTCTGTAAACTGTCATTGAGGATACACTTCATTATGGATGTGCAAACCATATGGAACGAATCAAGAATAAAAGTTAGAGTTTACCTGCCTTGGACACTTGTACCTTCTCTCTTCTTAATTTGTTACAGAATCATCATTGTCAATTGCACAACAATGGGCATGTACAGGCTTCCTATTTGTAACAATTAATCCATCTCTATTGGccaaatccaaaaatatattCATGTGGTACTGTTAGAAAATAGCATATGAAACAAGGTATAAGACATAACAAAAAAGGATATCAGACTATGCTATAAATCTGATTAGACTGTGCATCAGACATGCAACAGAATGATCAGACTATGCAATCAGATTGTCAACCAAGGAAAAAGACTGTAAGATGATGCAGAAAATTAAAGGTTGTGAATTATAAACCAGCAACCACATACAAATGAAACAGAGCAAACTGACTTGATATACTTCAGCAATGCATACATATGAAGAGTTACAACAAGTTCTTAAATAAACAAACTATGAAGCCCCAAGTTGGGCAAAGCAAAAGGTACTCATGACTAAGCTAAAAGGGAAAGCACCATTAGCCTACAGCtgcaacttattttttttagcataaGCAACCTCTTACCCAACTTTACAAGTTACCACAAAAGCTTTACaaacatttaatattaaaagaaaaaataaaaagctcaAATTTTAATGGGTACAagactttaattaataaagtaacAACATCTCTATATTTATTTGCATGTCAAATGTAACTTCCTACTCTCTTTTCATTGATGTTGAACATTATTCAAAGCATTGTTGAGGACCTAGTaccttcattaaatatttttccacAGTTTGAATATTATTCATCAATTATCTTCGATGGATTCAACTTTTCTTCATCAATATGAATTAATATCTTGTCATCTATAAGCTCTGAATGGTCAAACACAGTTTCAACAGTTGATGAAATTGCATCTAATGCCACCACCACCGATTCTTCGATTAATCCTTGGTAATTCTGAATGTCAACGTCACTGCTGTTATACCTGAATTGTTCAACAAGAACCAATACGTCCTTCAATGATTTGCAATCTATGACATCTACAGAGCCACTCTCTATCATAAGAAGCTCCCTCGGATCTAGAACTCTAAGATATCGCTGTCTTCTAAGATTCATAAAGCTTGAAGGCAAGCGCCCCATGTCACTTTCGGTTATCCTAAACATTTCGAGCTTGCTTTGACATACAAAAGACGAGGGTTTTTCTTTGTAACAAACGCATGAAATTAATTCCTCTGATGTCACTGAAATTAATTTCTTCTGTTTTGTAGACCCTTGAAGGGTGAAAAAACTAATGGAGCTTGTATGGTTATCGATTATCATTTGTGTAAAGGACTGATAATTTAGCTTCATTATCTTGAGCTTgttgagagagaaaatagaaGGAATCACACTAGCCAACTGAGGACAAGCGCTGATATCCAATACTTCAAGATTTGTGGCTTCTGAAAGGTTTGGAAGCTCCTTCAAGTTTTTAGAACCAGAGACTTTAACTTCttttaaattcttcaaattCTATAACAAAATGCAGACATCACGCATGAACTTATGCTGTTAATTTTGTAGTATTTGAATCAGGAGACAATATAACAGGAAGATTTGTTTACCTGTACTCCATCCCAAAGTTTTTCCACCCGGCTATAAGACAAGTCCAAGAGAACAAGGTTTTTGGCAGAAAAGTTCTCTGGCAAGGATTTTAGAGGGAAATACCTCCAAACAAAATACCTTAGCTCAACTGAAAAAGATTGAAGCCTGTGAGGAAAATTATCAACGCAACCTTGATgaggaaaatacaaaaattgtaGTTTACTCATCTTAGTAAATGTGTCAGGGCTTAACTTCAGCTCCCTAATTGCTGACAAGTCTGCTCTTATGCTTCTTATGGACTCAGTTCCCTTCcattatagtaaaagaaaaatttaaaacatcattagaAGCCACATTTcccacaaaagaattcaaatgttagaaagaaaaacatctcatttttaattaaggcttttaccttattattttttaatacttcaTAAATGTCATCGGCATCCCATAATCGGCTGCGACTGCCAGGGTCTTCAATAGATTCTTGGCGAACAATCTCCCAACCCATTTCTTGTATGATATCATGCATATACACAATATTATATTTAGAAATGGTTATGAGAGATTTATCTTTCAACCTTTCTAATCCAACAACCACTGAATTATCTCTTTCATTATCTTTCAATAAAACTTTTATGAGGTCCACTTTCACATCCAATCCTATGAAGAAACATGCAAGATCTAAGAAAATCTTTTGTTCTTTGCGATCTAGATCATCATAACTCAATCTCATTGCATTGTAAACATCTGTGTTTGGCATGTTTTTGAGTTTGTCTAGCTGACTTTCCCACACTTCTTTATCTTTTCCACAAAGAAGACCACCCAAAACTTTAAGAACTAATGGAATACCTTTGGCATAACACACCACTCtctttgataatttataatactcCATATCAAAATGCTTTTGGTTAAAGGCATGTAAGATGAAAAGTTCAAGTGCTTCACTAGGGTTCAATACCCCAACTTGGTATATATCATCAACATGAACTTTATTAGCAATAAGCACTTGCTTGTCTCTAGTTGTTAAAATGATTCTACTACCTGGTCCAAACCAATCATGGTTTCCGAACAATTTTTCTAGTAGATCTGAATCATTTACATCATCTAGAACAATTAAAACCTTCATGCGACCAATCTTTCTCTTGATATAATTTGGCAATCCATTTGCTGGGATCATTTTCACATCTTCTTGTAGtagtgtagaaaaaaaaatttccttcaAGGTAATTATTCCATGTCTTCTTATTTCTTCCTTTACATTTACCAAAAAACAATAACCGTCATATCCAGAacaatgtttatttaaaatttcttgtGCAATGGTTGTCTTTCCAATACCACCCATACCCCAAATTCCAATAACACGGACGTTGCTTGACTCATGTTGTAGCATCGACTCTAGATATTGAATTGATCTGTCAATTCCAATAAGTCCTTTTAAGCTAACTGGATTCTTATCCAACCTCATTAATTCAAGATTGACAATGTTGATGATTTCTCCAAGCAGCTCAACTTCAGTCCTATACAACAAAATTagagattgaaaataaaaaaacattgtttatatattattggttaaattactcattttgtccctatagtttcatgattcttacttttttagtctctgtagtttgaaagtggtctttttagttcctatagtttacattttaattctcttctagtccctatagttttgaaagtggtctttttaattcctatagtttttaaattatagggactaaaagagaattaaaatacaaattataaggactaaaaaaacacttttaaactatagggactaaaagaaaattaaaatatatattatatggaCTAAAGaaaccactttcaaactatatgaactaaaaaggtaagaatcatgaaactatagggatcaaatgagtaatttaacctatattattataactatataatttaatgtcaCATGAACAGaagttagatttcatcttaaaatcaattgaCATTAAGTGAAGTTATCCAATTGATATATAAGTTGCATTCCAAAAACTGAGGTAGACGATATGAAACTTTCTTCCTAACACCTAGGGATGACAAAACAGGTTGGTTCAACTTATTTAGGCTCATCACACCTTCTGCCGGCCAAAAATGAGTAAGGACGAGCTGACCCACTAAAATTTAGGGGACTTAACATCCTGACTCACCCTGCCAAAAGGTGGGCTAGCAGACTAGTAGGATAGCCCtctatattttacaaaaagaattttaaaaaatcccaCAGAAATGCTTGGGCAAGGAacacatcatttttcatttttttatacaagtaCAATAAAGATGCAAACAACAAACACATAAA
Above is a window of Glycine max cultivar Williams 82 chromosome 3 unlocalized genomic scaffold, Glycine_max_v4.0 Gm03_scaffold_27, whole genome shotgun sequence DNA encoding:
- the LOC100785433 gene encoding disease resistance protein RPV1 isoform X2, which encodes MANSSSGASQIKYVVLLLCDLLLISGLTGEISDNIPQIKYDVFVSFRGEDIRHGFLGYLTEAFHQKQIHAFIDDKLEKGDEIWPSLVGAIQGSLISLTIFSENYSSSRWCLEELVKIIECRETYGQTVIPVFYHVNPTDVRHQKGSYEKALSEHEKKYNLTTVQNWRHALKKAADLSGIKSFDYKTEVELLGEIINIVNLELMRLDKNPVSLKGLIGIDRSIQYLESMLQHESSNVRVIGIWGMGGIGKTTIAQEILNKHCSGYDGYCFLVNVKEEIRRHGIITLKEIFFSTLLQEDVKMIPANGLPNYIKRKIGRMKVLIVLDDVNDSDLLEKLFGNHDWFGPGSRIILTTRDKQVLIANKVHVDDIYQVGVLNPSEALELFILHAFNQKHFDMEYYKLSKRVVCYAKGIPLVLKVLGGLLCGKDKEVWESQLDKLKNMPNTDVYNAMRLSYDDLDRKEQKIFLDLACFFIGLDVKVDLIKVLLKDNERDNSVVVGLERLKDKSLITISKYNIVYMHDIIQEMGWEIVRQESIEDPGSRSRLWDADDIYEVLKNNKGTESIRSIRADLSAIRELKLSPDTFTKMSKLQFLYFPHQGCVDNFPHRLQSFSVELRYFVWRYFPLKSLPENFSAKNLVLLDLSYSRVEKLWDGVQYHMNIFLDLANRDGLIVTNRKPVHAHCCAIDNDDSVTN
- the LOC100785433 gene encoding disease resistance protein RPV1 isoform X1, with protein sequence MANSSSGASQIKYVVLLLCDLLLISGLTGEISDNIPQIKYDVFVSFRGEDIRHGFLGYLTEAFHQKQIHAFIDDKLEKGDEIWPSLVGAIQGSLISLTIFSENYSSSRWCLEELVKIIECRETYGQTVIPVFYHVNPTDVRHQKGSYEKALSEHEKKYNLTTVQNWRHALKKAADLSGIKSFDYKTEVELLGEIINIVNLELMRLDKNPVSLKGLIGIDRSIQYLESMLQHESSNVRVIGIWGMGGIGKTTIAQEILNKHCSGYDGYCFLVNVKEEIRRHGIITLKEIFFSTLLQEDVKMIPANGLPNYIKRKIGRMKVLIVLDDVNDSDLLEKLFGNHDWFGPGSRIILTTRDKQVLIANKVHVDDIYQVGVLNPSEALELFILHAFNQKHFDMEYYKLSKRVVCYAKGIPLVLKVLGGLLCGKDKEVWESQLDKLKNMPNTDVYNAMRLSYDDLDRKEQKIFLDLACFFIGLDVKVDLIKVLLKDNERDNSVVVGLERLKDKSLITISKYNIVYMHDIIQEMGWEIVRQESIEDPGSRSRLWDADDIYEVLKNNKGTESIRSIRADLSAIRELKLSPDTFTKMSKLQFLYFPHQGCVDNFPHRLQSFSVELRYFVWRYFPLKSLPENFSAKNLVLLDLSYSRVEKLWDGVQNLKNLKEVKVSGSKNLKELPNLSEATNLEVLDISACPQLASVIPSIFSLNKLKIMKLNYQSFTQMIIDNHTSSISFFTLQGSTKQKKLISVTSEELISCVCYKEKPSSFVCQSKLEMFRITESDMGRLPSSFMNLRRQRYLRVLDPRELLMIESGSVDVIDCKSLKDVLVLVEQFRYNSSDVDIQNYQGLIEESVVVALDAISSTVETVFDHSELIDDKILIHIDEEKLNPSKIIDE